The following are from one region of the Chloracidobacterium sp. genome:
- a CDS encoding VCBS repeat-containing protein, with protein MRKFVTVGKFGVAAAIALLLSIPSFAQLSLRKAIDTDNDGKADFSVFRPTNNTWYTFKSAGGVSIQTFGLANEDFMTPGDFDGDGKGDVAVWRDTTGAWYWLNSSDSTFNGILFGLTGDEPVARDYDGDGKTDPAVARRSNGAMIWYVLRSSDGGFVAQQFGLSTDFTAPGDYDGDNKFDFAIQRPGATSTSQATFYVQRSTGGFDIIPWGWGNDLVVPGDYDGDGKTDIAVVREGSTPSSNLAWFIRRSTDGGLIALTFGITSSDLNVQNDYDGDGKTDVAIWRNTDGQFYVLRSLDGVLAVVQWGLPNDFPVAAYDSH; from the coding sequence ATGAGAAAATTTGTAACCGTCGGCAAGTTTGGCGTCGCCGCCGCAATAGCCCTTCTACTCAGCATTCCCTCGTTCGCACAACTGTCATTGCGTAAGGCGATCGACACCGACAATGACGGAAAGGCTGATTTTTCGGTGTTCCGGCCGACAAACAACACTTGGTACACGTTCAAGTCAGCAGGCGGTGTCTCTATCCAGACCTTTGGTTTGGCGAATGAGGACTTTATGACGCCAGGCGATTTTGACGGTGACGGCAAGGGCGATGTCGCTGTTTGGCGTGACACGACCGGAGCTTGGTATTGGCTAAATAGTTCTGACAGCACCTTCAACGGCATTTTATTCGGTCTTACCGGGGACGAACCGGTCGCTCGAGATTACGATGGTGACGGCAAAACCGACCCTGCAGTCGCTCGTCGTTCCAATGGAGCAATGATCTGGTATGTTCTCCGAAGCTCTGACGGTGGATTCGTGGCCCAACAGTTTGGGCTTTCGACCGACTTTACGGCACCGGGCGATTACGACGGCGACAATAAGTTCGATTTTGCGATCCAGCGTCCGGGTGCGACCTCGACGTCGCAGGCGACTTTCTACGTTCAACGCAGCACAGGCGGTTTCGACATCATTCCGTGGGGCTGGGGCAATGATCTTGTGGTCCCGGGCGATTACGACGGCGACGGCAAGACTGACATCGCGGTTGTACGTGAGGGTTCGACACCTTCGTCCAACCTCGCGTGGTTCATACGCCGGAGCACTGATGGCGGCCTTATTGCTTTGACCTTCGGCATCACGAGCTCGGACTTGAATGTCCAGAACGATTACGACGGTGACGGTAAGACCGACGTTGCGATTTGGCGCAATACCGACGGCCAGTTCTACGTTCTCCGCAGCCTCGACGGCGTGCTCGCAGTCGTTCAATGGGGATTGCCGAACGACTTCCCGGTCGCAGCGTACGATTCTCACTAG
- a CDS encoding glycerophosphodiester phosphodiesterase → MRFICLMVCLSIFAAWTFPQNRSSFTIEGHRGARGYSPENTIPSFILAIDQGADTLELDVVVTRDNKLLVSHEPWFSSVISLDPNGQRIPKEKEREHNIFKMTYSETTRYDVGRIGNAGFPEQRPVKIAKPLLTDVFKSVEKYTSSKKLPVVRYNIEIKSHSQGDDSFHPVPSVFAKLLLEDVSKFKLQDRVIIQSFDVRPLQEIKRTNGNIPLALLVNNPEGVGANLAKLGFIPDTYSPHFSLVDAALVKYCRENGMKIVPWTVNDVADLERMRTFDLDGIITDYPDRAVKVFRK, encoded by the coding sequence ATGCGATTCATCTGTCTGATGGTCTGCCTTTCCATTTTTGCCGCATGGACTTTCCCGCAGAACCGCTCATCGTTTACCATTGAGGGCCATCGCGGTGCACGCGGTTATTCGCCGGAAAATACGATCCCGTCCTTTATTCTGGCCATCGATCAAGGAGCGGACACGCTTGAGTTGGATGTCGTCGTTACCAGAGACAATAAGCTGTTGGTCTCACACGAGCCTTGGTTCTCATCTGTGATCTCGCTTGACCCGAATGGCCAGAGGATCCCTAAGGAAAAAGAGCGAGAGCATAACATCTTCAAGATGACCTATTCCGAAACAACGAGATATGATGTGGGCCGAATTGGCAATGCCGGTTTTCCTGAGCAGAGACCAGTGAAGATCGCAAAGCCGCTTCTAACGGATGTTTTTAAGTCTGTCGAGAAATACACGAGTTCAAAGAAGCTTCCGGTGGTGAGGTACAACATTGAAATAAAGTCTCACTCCCAAGGCGACGATTCGTTCCATCCGGTGCCATCGGTATTTGCAAAACTATTGCTAGAAGATGTTTCAAAATTCAAACTGCAAGACCGGGTCATTATCCAGTCGTTTGACGTTCGGCCGCTCCAGGAAATAAAACGCACGAACGGCAATATTCCGCTCGCTCTGCTGGTCAACAACCCTGAAGGTGTCGGCGCAAATCTTGCGAAGCTCGGATTTATTCCAGACACATACAGTCCACACTTCTCGCTCGTGGACGCGGCTCTCGTAAAGTATTGCCGAGAGAATGGAATGAAGATCGTGCCCTGGACGGTAAATGACGTGGCGGATCTCGAAAGAATGAGGACGTTTGATCTGGACGGCATCATTACGGATTACCCTGACCGAGCCGTCAAGGTATTTCGGAAATAG
- the ltaE gene encoding low-specificity L-threonine aldolase: protein MIDLRSDTVTRPTAAMRAAMASAEVGDDVYGEDPTVNRLQDRAAEMFEKESALFVPTGSMGNQIAVKLHTQPGQEVIIEERGHIFNYEMGTPALASGVTIRPVKSSDGTGHLTWDEIAAVLHIDQPYYACPTGLICLENTHNFAGGSVMTGEHCADICERAHEVGLPVHMDGARIFNAAVAAETRVADLTRHCDSVQFCLSKGLGAPVGSILVGSKEFITEARVWRKRFGGGMRQAGILAAAGLIALEESPERLYEDHANAKRLASALDGFPGVEIDEGRVVTNIVIFSIRESGMTSAEVCSELRSHGVLAIGFGSDIRMVTHVDISASDIEKTIRALSAIFG, encoded by the coding sequence ATGATAGACCTGCGAAGCGATACGGTCACTCGGCCAACAGCGGCGATGCGTGCAGCAATGGCATCTGCCGAGGTCGGTGACGACGTTTATGGTGAGGATCCGACGGTTAACAGACTGCAGGACCGCGCGGCCGAGATGTTCGAGAAGGAATCCGCCCTGTTCGTGCCAACAGGTTCGATGGGTAACCAGATCGCCGTAAAACTTCACACGCAGCCAGGGCAGGAGGTCATAATCGAGGAACGCGGCCACATCTTCAATTATGAGATGGGCACTCCCGCGCTCGCATCCGGTGTGACGATCCGCCCGGTAAAAAGCTCTGACGGTACAGGGCATCTCACATGGGACGAAATAGCCGCCGTCCTGCACATCGATCAGCCGTATTATGCCTGCCCAACCGGGCTTATCTGTCTCGAAAACACCCACAATTTCGCCGGTGGAAGTGTGATGACGGGTGAGCATTGCGCCGATATCTGCGAACGTGCCCATGAGGTCGGGCTGCCGGTTCATATGGATGGCGCGCGTATTTTCAATGCGGCTGTAGCCGCCGAGACTCGCGTCGCAGATTTGACACGGCATTGTGATTCGGTTCAGTTTTGTTTGTCCAAGGGCCTTGGGGCCCCAGTTGGGTCGATCCTCGTCGGTTCGAAGGAGTTTATTACCGAAGCTCGTGTTTGGCGCAAAAGATTCGGTGGTGGGATGCGCCAAGCTGGAATTCTGGCTGCGGCTGGGTTGATAGCTCTCGAGGAATCTCCCGAGCGGCTTTATGAGGATCACGCGAACGCGAAGCGCCTTGCCTCAGCATTAGACGGATTTCCCGGAGTCGAGATCGACGAGGGGCGAGTTGTCACAAATATCGTCATCTTCAGCATCAGAGAATCTGGAATGACATCGGCCGAAGTGTGCTCGGAATTGAGATCGCACGGAGTTTTGGCCATCGGATTCGGGTCTGATATCCGAATGGTCACTCATGTGGACATTTCCGCTTCGGACATAGAAAAAACTATTCGAGCGCTTTCCGCCATTTTCGGGTAA
- a CDS encoding adenylyltransferase/cytidyltransferase family protein, whose protein sequence is MNETSTSAPIYDRQHLISAVAAARSSGSKITLANGCFDLIHVGHVRYLEGAKALGGFLVVGINSDHHVRQLKGEGRPFMPENERAEIVAAFRYPDAVTIFNEPTVEQLILDIRPDFHAKGTDYTEDSVPERHTIASVGGKVAIVGDPKDHSSSEILRQIVTG, encoded by the coding sequence ATGAACGAAACTTCGACATCGGCACCGATCTATGATCGGCAACATTTGATCTCGGCGGTCGCCGCGGCTCGGTCCTCCGGTTCCAAGATCACACTCGCGAACGGTTGTTTTGACCTTATACATGTCGGACATGTTCGTTATCTCGAAGGGGCAAAGGCCCTTGGCGGATTTCTCGTCGTCGGTATTAATTCCGATCATCATGTGAGACAACTCAAGGGTGAGGGCCGTCCGTTCATGCCTGAGAACGAACGAGCCGAGATCGTTGCGGCGTTTCGATATCCCGACGCGGTAACGATCTTTAATGAGCCGACCGTCGAGCAATTGATACTCGACATCCGCCCTGATTTCCACGCAAAAGGAACCGACTACACCGAGGACTCAGTTCCCGAGCGACATACGATCGCAAGCGTTGGCGGGAAGGTCGCGATCGTCGGCGATCCAAAGGATCATTCGTCGTCGGAAATATTGCGACAGATCGTCACCGGATGA
- a CDS encoding DUF4287 domain-containing protein — protein sequence MAQKTSGEFEKEFIDGLAKTTGRDLDSWLKTLDSFASKKRNEVIAWLKTEHGFGHMNASLLAGVHANGGKPVYASTDDLLENQFVKAADMRELYDDFVVFIKRNFPDASILPKKTYVSILVNREFAAVNIKPKELRVGLDLGDRPFDQKIEKAKLSGPMPRISHMFVLTDAKQLDSEIVELLKTSHDRCH from the coding sequence ATGGCTCAAAAAACTTCGGGCGAATTTGAGAAAGAATTCATCGACGGCCTGGCCAAAACGACCGGGCGGGATCTTGATTCCTGGTTAAAGACGTTAGATTCATTCGCCAGCAAAAAGCGAAACGAGGTCATCGCGTGGCTAAAGACAGAGCATGGCTTTGGCCATATGAACGCCTCGCTTCTCGCCGGGGTTCACGCAAACGGCGGAAAGCCCGTGTATGCCAGCACCGACGACCTTCTCGAGAATCAGTTTGTGAAAGCGGCGGATATGCGGGAGTTGTACGATGACTTTGTTGTGTTTATCAAGCGGAATTTTCCTGACGCGAGTATCCTGCCGAAAAAAACATACGTTTCGATCCTGGTAAATCGAGAGTTCGCAGCGGTAAACATAAAGCCAAAAGAACTCAGGGTCGGGCTGGATCTTGGTGACCGCCCGTTCGATCAAAAGATCGAGAAAGCAAAGCTCTCGGGGCCGATGCCACGGATTTCGCACATGTTCGTGCTAACCGATGCAAAACAGCTGGATTCGGAAATCGTTGAATTGTTGAAAACATCGCACGATAGATGCCACTAA
- a CDS encoding DUF1761 domain-containing protein → MENIQINHIAVFVCAVMSLIIGAVWWSPLLFAKSWQQENGLSDEQLAKANPVKNFGLSFVLAWIMSYNLAFFLGTPDTTWQWGLAAGLLTGVGWVAAMFIVIALFEMRSVKYIAINVGYIIVYFAFIGLILGIWR, encoded by the coding sequence ATGGAGAATATTCAGATCAATCACATCGCCGTATTCGTTTGTGCAGTGATGAGCCTCATCATCGGCGCCGTTTGGTGGTCGCCGCTTCTATTTGCAAAATCGTGGCAACAGGAGAACGGACTTTCTGACGAACAGCTTGCTAAGGCAAATCCGGTCAAGAACTTCGGCCTCTCGTTCGTGCTCGCCTGGATAATGTCGTACAACCTTGCGTTTTTTCTGGGTACGCCTGATACGACCTGGCAGTGGGGTTTGGCCGCAGGCCTGCTTACAGGAGTCGGGTGGGTGGCGGCGATGTTTATCGTGATCGCGTTGTTTGAAATGCGTTCGGTCAAGTACATCGCGATAAACGTCGGTTATATCATCGTCTACTTTGCGTTCATCGGTCTTATTTTAGGTATTTGGAGATAA
- a CDS encoding DUF2461 domain-containing protein has product MLSKETIKFLKMLEKNNERQWFNEHKDMFVRANDNIIAITGDLIDRISKFDSSVAGIDPKSCVFRIYRDVRFSTDKSPYKTNLGAFITPGGKKNMLPGYYFHIQPGMFFAAAGKHMPDGAELQRIRSYIAANGDEFNRIVSGKAFSKRFGELDGERLSRPPKGFDANHPAIEFLKLKSFTVSENFTEKDAVAPDYPKKLASSFETAAPLVEFLRKAVA; this is encoded by the coding sequence ATGTTGTCGAAAGAAACGATCAAATTTCTCAAAATGCTCGAGAAGAATAACGAGCGCCAATGGTTCAATGAACACAAAGATATGTTTGTCCGGGCAAACGACAACATTATCGCTATTACCGGCGATCTGATCGACCGGATATCGAAGTTCGACTCAAGTGTTGCCGGTATCGATCCGAAATCTTGCGTTTTTCGGATCTATCGTGATGTCAGGTTCTCAACCGACAAGAGCCCATATAAAACTAACCTCGGAGCATTCATCACACCCGGCGGCAAAAAGAACATGCTGCCCGGATATTACTTCCATATTCAGCCCGGGATGTTCTTTGCTGCAGCCGGCAAACACATGCCAGACGGAGCTGAACTGCAAAGGATCCGCTCTTACATTGCGGCGAATGGTGACGAGTTTAACCGGATCGTCAGCGGTAAGGCGTTTAGCAAACGTTTCGGTGAACTCGACGGGGAACGACTCTCGCGGCCACCTAAGGGCTTTGACGCAAATCACCCCGCGATCGAATTTCTCAAACTAAAGTCCTTCACAGTAAGTGAGAATTTTACTGAGAAAGATGCCGTCGCTCCCGATTATCCTAAAAAGCTCGCTTCAAGCTTCGAAACAGCGGCTCCATTGGTTGAATTTCTTCGCAAGGCCGTCGCTTAG
- a CDS encoding helix-turn-helix transcriptional regulator, with amino-acid sequence MIYRIYIPAFPLNQFVDAFVYFERVEHEHAVDRFLPNGDTEILIDFHDTPQFIYDNDTLKEIQACNHVWTSGLRTEPITIPSGNGAAMMVIAFKKGMAAPFFPFPMQEITDSVVDADLVWGNDFVHLREGLLETDDIDRRFRMVEEFLLLSYGSRLEIDPCVAFAVREIVNRPDATNIRKMNDQIGYSHKHFIELFRRSIGVTPKAYLKIMRFQKAIRTIDAAVSMDWSQIAQECGFYDQAHFINDFKHFSGFTPEQYSAIHSNYQNYIPVG; translated from the coding sequence ATGATCTATAGGATTTACATTCCGGCCTTTCCGTTAAATCAGTTCGTCGACGCATTCGTCTATTTCGAGCGCGTGGAACATGAACATGCCGTCGACCGATTTCTTCCGAACGGTGATACCGAGATCCTGATCGATTTTCACGACACGCCGCAGTTCATATACGACAACGATACGTTGAAAGAGATACAGGCCTGCAATCATGTTTGGACTTCAGGGTTGCGTACCGAACCAATAACCATACCGTCGGGCAATGGTGCCGCCATGATGGTCATCGCGTTCAAAAAAGGTATGGCTGCTCCATTTTTTCCATTCCCAATGCAGGAGATCACCGATAGCGTCGTTGACGCCGATCTTGTCTGGGGGAACGATTTTGTCCATCTTCGCGAGGGCTTGCTTGAAACGGACGACATCGATCGGAGATTTCGAATGGTCGAAGAATTCCTGCTTCTGAGCTATGGCTCGCGGTTGGAGATAGATCCGTGCGTCGCATTCGCCGTACGCGAGATCGTCAACCGCCCGGATGCGACAAACATTCGGAAGATGAACGATCAGATCGGTTATTCACACAAACACTTTATCGAGCTTTTTCGCCGATCGATCGGAGTAACCCCAAAGGCATATCTCAAGATCATGCGCTTTCAAAAAGCGATCCGGACGATCGACGCGGCCGTTTCGATGGACTGGAGCCAGATCGCCCAGGAATGCGGGTTTTATGACCAGGCGCATTTCATAAACGACTTCAAACATTTTTCGGGCTTTACGCCAGAACAGTATTCTGCGATCCATTCAAACTACCAGAATTACATTCCCGTCGGTTAG
- a CDS encoding (d)CMP kinase: MIIAIDGPSGAGKSTLGKMLANELGLLYLDTGAMYRAVAFAATRQNVDLNDVARLADIAEASKIELVGSPDAMRVFLDGQDVTSEIRTLQAAQAASVVSTVSEVRRVMVEHQREIGRSAQNGCVLEGRDIGSVVFPNADLKFFLTAKPDARAMRRFEEDRAKGGSSTFDQTLNEINQRDERDVSRDDSPLTIAADAIVIDTSELDLTEVFEQMMGKIRETMSAKA; encoded by the coding sequence ATGATAATTGCTATCGATGGGCCGTCGGGCGCCGGAAAATCAACGTTGGGTAAAATGCTCGCAAATGAACTTGGCCTGCTTTACCTCGACACCGGTGCAATGTATCGGGCTGTTGCATTCGCCGCGACCCGGCAGAATGTCGATCTTAACGACGTTGCTCGATTAGCGGATATCGCTGAAGCGTCGAAGATCGAACTTGTCGGCAGTCCCGACGCAATGCGCGTTTTCCTTGACGGACAAGACGTGACATCCGAGATCCGAACCCTTCAAGCCGCTCAAGCCGCCTCGGTCGTTTCGACGGTATCCGAAGTGCGACGGGTAATGGTCGAACATCAGCGCGAGATCGGGCGGTCTGCTCAAAACGGCTGTGTGCTTGAGGGCCGCGATATTGGCAGTGTCGTGTTTCCTAACGCCGACCTTAAGTTCTTTCTTACCGCAAAGCCCGACGCCCGCGCAATGCGGCGATTCGAAGAGGATCGGGCAAAAGGCGGATCTTCAACATTCGACCAAACCCTTAACGAGATCAACCAACGCGACGAACGTGACGTTTCTCGCGACGATTCGCCGCTGACCATCGCTGCTGATGCCATTGTGATCGACACAAGCGAATTGGATCTGACCGAAGTTTTTGAACAAATGATGGGCAAGATCCGTGAAACCATGAGTGCGAAGGCTTAG
- a CDS encoding MmcQ/YjbR family DNA-binding protein produces MDIETLREICLSFPHATEDVKWGKDLCFCIGQKLFCVCGLDAGDGWQFSFKCTPEKFAELVEIEGIIPAPYVARYHWVAVQDPNVLDSDDIEDLITKSYMLVLENLPQETRNSLGK; encoded by the coding sequence ATGGATATCGAGACACTCCGCGAAATCTGTCTCTCCTTTCCTCATGCCACCGAGGACGTAAAGTGGGGCAAGGACCTTTGTTTCTGTATTGGTCAGAAGCTCTTTTGTGTCTGCGGGTTGGACGCCGGCGATGGATGGCAGTTTTCATTCAAGTGCACGCCTGAGAAATTTGCCGAACTTGTCGAGATCGAGGGGATCATTCCGGCTCCTTATGTTGCCCGATATCACTGGGTCGCGGTTCAGGACCCCAACGTCCTCGACAGCGACGATATTGAGGACTTGATCACAAAATCATACATGCTGGTCCTGGAAAATCTTCCTCAGGAAACCCGAAACTCACTTGGGAAATGA
- a CDS encoding VOC family protein — MTSTISPIPQGYEGVTPYLICRNAEAAIEFYKRAFGAVELFRIGQPGMVGHAELKIGNAVVMMADEFPDMNALSPQTIGGTPVQLMIYLEDVDRFAERAVAEGLEVLRPIENQFYGDRSGQFRDPFGHIWAFATRVEDVSPEEMNARAAAIYG; from the coding sequence ATGACAAGCACCATTAGTCCGATCCCACAGGGTTATGAAGGCGTCACTCCATATCTAATTTGCAGGAACGCCGAGGCAGCGATCGAATTCTACAAACGGGCGTTCGGAGCGGTTGAATTGTTTCGTATCGGTCAACCAGGAATGGTCGGCCACGCGGAGTTGAAGATCGGTAATGCGGTCGTCATGATGGCGGATGAGTTTCCTGACATGAATGCACTAAGTCCGCAAACAATCGGGGGGACGCCGGTACAACTTATGATCTACCTAGAGGACGTCGACAGATTTGCGGAAAGGGCTGTTGCTGAGGGGTTGGAGGTGCTTCGTCCGATCGAGAACCAGTTCTACGGCGATCGGTCGGGACAATTTCGCGACCCGTTCGGACACATATGGGCTTTCGCGACACGTGTCGAAGACGTATCGCCGGAGGAAATGAACGCCAGGGCGGCTGCAATCTACGGCTAA
- a CDS encoding S8 family serine peptidase — protein MKIPTGLFLIGVFLTLLPNAFGQKDQERFVKNELLVKFESGSSLAAAEALHARLGSRVVEQLGESGWQRVTIRDGLDLMEAIARYQRSDPSVQAQPNFYYRLLATPNDPQYSNPGLYGLSRISAPSAWDIATGSSSVVVANIDTGMRLTHEDLVSNLWTNPDEVAGNGVDDDNNGFVDDMNGWDFRFNDNDPSDQHGHGTHTGGTIGAAGNNGVGIVGVNWNVRLMVIKIYNAAGNDTTSAMLINAYNYVRMMKLRGVNIRVSNNSYGGCQEACGYDQATKDAIDALGDAGVLNVFAAGNSGQNTETTPFFPGSYNSPSILNVASSTSDDTRSGFSNYGTVSVDLAAPGSGVYSTTFGSNSGYGNMSGTSMAAPHVSGAAALLAAHNPSLSSASIKATLMNTVDQLPAWQSMVKSGGRLNIANALQNPTVCSYQLSSSSVTLPTKGGAVHITVSAPQNCDFSVKSDSKWISVLTPAVMSGNAVISLWVTVNPGITRSGTVRVNGSPITVTQSRTGIF, from the coding sequence ATGAAAATCCCAACCGGCCTTTTTCTTATCGGCGTATTTTTGACTTTGTTGCCGAACGCGTTTGGGCAAAAGGATCAGGAACGGTTCGTTAAGAACGAGCTCTTGGTCAAATTTGAGTCTGGAAGCTCGCTTGCTGCGGCCGAGGCGTTGCATGCCCGTCTCGGGTCGCGTGTGGTCGAACAGCTCGGCGAAAGCGGTTGGCAGCGTGTAACAATTCGCGACGGTCTCGATCTGATGGAAGCGATCGCCCGATATCAGCGTTCAGACCCGTCTGTCCAGGCTCAACCAAACTTTTATTATCGGCTTCTTGCTACACCGAACGACCCACAGTATTCAAATCCGGGACTTTACGGGCTCTCGCGGATATCTGCGCCGTCTGCATGGGATATTGCAACAGGCAGTTCATCTGTGGTCGTTGCCAACATCGATACAGGAATGCGGCTGACGCACGAGGACCTCGTTTCGAACTTATGGACGAATCCCGACGAGGTCGCCGGTAATGGTGTCGACGACGATAACAACGGATTTGTTGACGATATGAACGGTTGGGACTTTCGGTTTAACGACAACGATCCGTCCGATCAGCACGGACATGGAACGCATACCGGTGGGACGATCGGAGCGGCGGGCAACAATGGCGTCGGTATCGTCGGCGTGAATTGGAACGTCCGTTTGATGGTCATCAAGATATACAATGCAGCCGGAAATGATACGACGTCCGCTATGCTGATCAACGCTTACAATTACGTGCGAATGATGAAGCTTCGCGGTGTCAATATCCGTGTCTCGAACAATTCTTACGGCGGATGCCAAGAGGCCTGCGGGTACGACCAGGCGACCAAAGACGCCATTGATGCCTTAGGCGACGCCGGCGTGCTTAATGTCTTTGCCGCAGGAAATTCCGGCCAGAACACCGAAACGACGCCTTTCTTTCCCGGCAGCTACAATTCGCCCAGTATCTTGAATGTCGCCTCGTCGACTTCCGACGACACTCGTTCGGGTTTCTCGAATTACGGGACGGTGAGTGTCGATCTTGCCGCCCCCGGTTCCGGTGTTTACAGTACGACATTCGGGTCAAACTCCGGCTACGGCAACATGAGTGGAACATCGATGGCGGCACCTCATGTTTCGGGAGCGGCCGCATTACTGGCGGCGCACAATCCGTCGCTTTCAAGCGCTTCGATAAAAGCGACGCTCATGAATACGGTCGATCAGCTGCCCGCGTGGCAATCGATGGTGAAGTCCGGCGGACGTTTGAATATAGCAAACGCTTTGCAGAACCCAACGGTTTGCAGCTATCAGCTTTCATCAAGTTCGGTAACGCTTCCGACAAAAGGCGGCGCCGTACATATCACCGTCTCTGCACCGCAGAATTGCGATTTCTCGGTCAAAAGCGATTCGAAGTGGATAAGCGTGTTAACGCCGGCGGTAATGAGCGGCAACGCGGTGATCAGCCTCTGGGTGACGGTTAATCCTGGTATAACGCGATCAGGGACGGTCAGGGTCAATGGGTCGCCGATCACGGTTACTCAGTCCAGAACCGGAATTTTTTGA
- the rpiB gene encoding ribose 5-phosphate isomerase B has protein sequence MTRKIALAADHAGFEEKERIKHTLDKLGIAFDDMGTDSPESVDYPDYARRVAEAVGDGRYEQGLLFCGSGTGMAISANKVKGVRAAVAWNPEIARLAREHNNANVLALPARFTTEEEAAEIVTAWFEAEFEGGRHKRRVEKIKDIEHSSGQNAKA, from the coding sequence CCGGATTCGAAGAGAAGGAACGAATCAAACACACGCTCGACAAGCTCGGTATCGCTTTCGACGACATGGGTACTGATTCACCTGAATCTGTCGATTATCCCGATTACGCGCGCCGCGTCGCTGAGGCCGTTGGTGACGGCAGATATGAACAGGGGCTGTTGTTTTGCGGATCGGGCACAGGAATGGCGATTTCTGCAAATAAGGTCAAAGGTGTTCGAGCCGCTGTCGCGTGGAATCCGGAGATCGCACGACTTGCTCGCGAACACAACAACGCAAACGTGCTTGCCCTGCCTGCAAGATTCACTACGGAAGAAGAAGCGGCCGAGATCGTAACAGCATGGTTCGAGGCCGAATTTGAGGGCGGCCGTCACAAACGACGTGTCGAGAAGATCAAGGATATCGAGCATTCTTCGGGTCAAAATGCCAAAGCATGA